In Nonlabens agnitus, the DNA window TGTCAGGAAAGCGCTCCTTCAAAATCTGGATGCGCATCAGGCAATGCACTATTCGCGGATTGGAATCCAGCTGTGTCGCATCTAGCAGATATAAAACAAGTCTGGATTGTTCTGCCTTTGTATAACTCCGTTGGATTCCCATGGTTTCAATAGTATCTGTCGTCTCACGTATGCCTGCAGTATCTATAAACCTAAACCTGATGCCGTCAATATTGATCTCATCCTCAATACTATCACGCGTCGTACCGGCGATCTCGCTCACAATAGCTTTCTCCTCGTTGAGTAAGGCATTCAAAAGGGTTGATTTTCCCACATTGGGTTCTCCTACAATCGCGATGGGAATACCAGATTTCAATACATTACCCAGCGCGAAAGAATCAATAAGCTTGCGCAAAGTTTTTTGGGCATTAGCCAGTAAAACCTTGAGGTCGTCACGGTTGGCAAATTCTACATCTTCCTCGCTAAAATCCAGTTCCAACTCAATCATACTTGAAAAATTGAGCAATTGCTTGCGCAAATCTTGGAGCTCGCTAGAAAAACCACCTCGCATCTGTTGCAGCGCAATTTGGTGGGCCGTGGCGCTTTCACTAGAAATCAGGTCTGCAACGGCTTCTGCTTGTGATAAGTCCATTTTTGCATTGAGAAATGCCTGTAGGGTAAACTCACCGGCAGCCGCCATGCGCGCACCTTGTTTCAAACACAATCCTATGATTTCCTGCTGTATGTAGATGGAACCATGGCAAGAAATCTCAACTACGTGCTCACCGGTGTAAGATCTGGGCGCATCAAATCTGGTCAATAGCACCTGATCTACGATACGGTCACCGTCATAAACGTGTCCCAAAGTTACAGTGTTGGGATGCAGTCTTTCATAGAGTTTGGCTGTTGGTTTTGAGTTCGCTTTCGCAAAAGCGGGAACAAAAATAGCCGCAGCAATATCATGGGATTCTGGACCAGAAAGCCTCACCACTGCAATGGCACCAGAACCAGCCGGCGTCGCAAGCGCCACAATCGTATCGTTTTTGTACATACTACAAAGGTACATTCTAAAACGCTGTTATGCATTTTCTACTATAGATTAGCTGGGTTGCTTATCAATCTCTAGTTTTTCATCTTTTCTCTTTTTATATTTAAGACATAAAATTTTTGAACTCATGAGAATAATAAAACTGTGTTGTATCGCGATGATTTATATCGCTTTCGCGAAAGCGAACTCACAAGAAAAACTTACCTATCAACAACCGTCTGAAGAAATAATGAAACTGGTGGACTATGATCGACCACCATCGGCACTCATTGACGAAAAGGCCGAAAACATGATACTGCTGTATCGGGATACCTACAAATCCATTGCAGATTTGTCTGAAGAAGAAATGCGATTGGGCGGTCTACGTATCAATCCTAAAACCAACATAGGTAGTCGTACCACATTTTATGACAAGGTTGCGATTCAAAAAGTAGGCTCTAAAGAAGTAAAACCGGTAACTGGATTGCCTGCAAAACCCAAACTCTCTAACGTGAACTGGTCGCCAGATGAATCCATGATCGCCATGACGCATACTACGTCTAATGGTACTGAAGTTTGGGTACTGGATATTGCAACGGCAAGTGCCCGTAAATTGACTGATGATACCGTGAATGCCAATATGGGTAACCCTATTGACTGGTTTGAGGACGGTAAATCTCTAATCGTAAAAATGCTGGCAGAAAATCGTCAACCTCTAATCGATACCAGTGTCGCCATTCCAGAAGGTCCTACGATCTCTACCAGTGATGGATCTAAAGCCCAGAATAGAACCTATCAGGATCTTTTGAAAAACCCGGCAGACGAGCACAATTTTGAGCAGCTTGCACTTAGCAAATTGGTTAAAGTAAACCTTGACGGCACCGCGACAGATTTCTTGCCAGGTGCTATGTACACAGGCGTGAGCTTTTCACCAGATGGTTCTCACGTGATGGTTTCCCAGTTACAAAAACCGTTTTCTTATATAGTAACTTATGGTAGATTCCCTCAAAAATCTACTGTTTATGATGCGGCTGGTAATCTTGTAACTGTGGTAAATGAAGTGCCACTCATAGAAGAGATGCCTCAAGGATTCATGGCAGAACGTGAAGGGAAACGCAACATGAGCTGGCGAGCAGATAAACCTCATACTTTGATGTATGCAGAGGTTCTAGATGGTGGCGATCCAGAAAGGGAAGTTCCTTATCGTGATGTTGTTTACAGTTGGGAAGCTCCATTTAATGAAGGCACAGCTACAGAGTTGCTTAAGACTAAAGACCGTTTTTCAGGAATTTTGTTTGGTGATGAGAATACAGCGATTGCTTATGATTATTGGTGGAATACAAGAAATACAAGAACCTATGTTTTTGATCCATCAGACAACACGGTTGAACCTAAGGTGATTTTTGACCGCAGTTATCAAGATGTGTATTCAGACCCTGGTAATTTTGTTACCACTAAAAATGAATACGGCAACAGTGTCCTAAAACTAAACGGCAGCAATGTTTATTTAATGGGCGATGGCTACAGTGATAAAGGCCAATTCCCATTTGTGGATCAAATGAACCTGAACGCGGCAACGACTAAACGTTTATATGAATCTGCTTATACAGATAAAAAGGAAACGCTGGTGGAGGCGCTGGATATGGATAAAGGAAAAATTCTGGTAAGAATTGAAGGTCCTACAGAATATCCCAATTACTACATACGCAACATTGAAAAGAAAAATAAACTGGATCAAATCAGCTTTTTTGAGAATCCATTTTCTGGATTGCAAAATGTCCATAAAGAGCTGATTACCTATAAACGTGATGATGGTGTGGACTTGAGTGCGACTCTTTATCTACCACCTAATTATGACATGAAGAAAAAGGAGAAGCTTCCTATGCTGGTATGGGCTTATCCTCGTGAATATAAGGATGCGGCCAGCGCTGGTCAAAACACCCAAAACCCTAACGAGTTTATCTATCCTAGCTATGGTAGTTTTGTGTACTGGGTCATGAAGGGCTATGCCGTGCTGGACGATGCTGCTTTCCCTATCATAGGTGAAGGAGATGAAGAGCCTAACGATACCTTTATCAAGCAATTAGTGGCAAACGGCAAAGCTGCCATTGATGCCGTGGACGAGATGGGTTACATCGATAGAAATAAAGTAGGAGTTGGTGGTCACAGCTATGGCGCCTTCATGACAGCAAACCTACTTGCGCACTCTGATTTATTTGCTGCTGGTATCGCGAGATCAGGAGCCTATAATCGAACCTTGACACCTTTTGGTTTCCAGAGTGAAGAACGCAATTACTGGGAAGCACCAGACATTTATAACACGATGTCACCATTCATGAATGCAGAAAAAGTGGATGAGCCTATTCTATTGGTGCATGGACAGGCAGACAACAATAGTGGTACCTATCCATTGCAAAGTGAACGTTATTTCAACGCTTTGAAGGGATTAGGAGCCACAGCAAGGTTAGTGATGCTACCTAAGGAAAGCCATGGTTATGCGGCAAAAGAGTCAATTCTTCACGTGTTATGGGAGCAAGATCAGTGGCTTGAAAAATATGTCAAGAACAAGCCCACAACTTCCAACGAAATGAAAACAGATGCCAAGATGAAGGGCTAATCAGGCCTAAAACATCATCGGAGTAATTAAAATTTTAGAATGCGGTTCTTTCATGAGAGCCGCATTTTTTATGATCTCGCTTTCGCGAAAGCGAACTCCTTCAAGGGCAAGGTTGTATTTTTGCCGCTTATGTTTTCAAAGGAAGAAGCAAAACAGGTACGTCAGGATTTTTGGACGTTTTTCGGTAAGAGATTCCAGCGCAAGTGGACGTTGTACAATACCAAAATTAAGGATGTTGTCCTCAAGTTTTCTATGGAAGACCATTGTGCGATGGTTTCTATCGATATAGAGCACGACGATGAGATTTTTAGGCACTACTATTTTGAGAAGTTTGAGAGCTTCAAATCGGTTATGCGGGAAGAAGTAAGTGACGACCTGATTTTTGAGCGCGATTACCTTTTAGAATCGGGTAAAGTGATCTCTAGAATCTTTGTTTTTATGGAAAATGTCAAGATTACCAGAAAAACTGACTGGCCAGACGTGTATGAATTCTTTTATGAGAATATGGATAAATTGGAAGCCTTTTTCTGGGAATACAAAGACTTTATAGAAGATTGAGAAGAATAGACTTTACATCTGGAACAAGAAATAATTATATCTTCTTTTTAAGATGCTTGATGGTGCGCATGATCAGTTTTAAACCTTCTTCATAACCATCTTGAAATTGTTTAAATAGCACTGGAATCTCATGGGTATTCTCCTTGCGTTTTGCCCTATCCTCAATTTCTTGTAGTAATAAAGTTTCCTTTTCCATGCCCAGCATGCGGTAGCTGCTCTTGACTTTATGGGCAAGTAAACCAGAGGCATAATAATCTTCTTGGCCCATTTTGCTTATGAGGTCGTCATAATCCATGGGAACCTCTTGCATGAACATTTCCAGTACCGCAACAAAAGTTTCAGGATCATCACCAAAGGATTCCCGTAACTGTTCTAATTCAAGTATATCGTTCTTGCTCATATTCAATTATTTTATGCCAACCAACCATCACGATCCAGGCTGCGGTACTGTATGGCTTCGGCAATGTGCGTGCCGGTCACATGCTCGCTTTGATCCAGGTCTGCGATGGTTCTAGCCACCTTCAAGATGCGATCGTACGCGCGAGCGCTCAAATTTAAGCGTTCCATTGCATTTTTCAATAAATCTTTGCTTGCATCATCAAGTGCACAGTATTTTCTTATCTCTTTTGTTCCCATTTGTGCATTGTAATGGGTTTTTTCGCTTTCGCGAAAGCGAGCCGTTTGAACATTTCTCGCCGCTGTAACACGCTCTCTAATCACGGTCGATTTTTCTGCTGGGCGATCTTCGGTAAGCTTTTCAAAGGGCACTGGAGTGACCTCAATATGGATATCAATTCTATCCAACAATGGCCCAGAAACCTTGCTCAGGTAGCGTTGCATCTCGGCTGGGCTACTTTGCACCGGTGCGCTGGGATCGTTAAAATAACCACTTGGACTTGGGTTCATACTCGCCACCAACATAAAACTGGATGGATAGGTAATCGTAAATTTTGCTCTTGAAATGGTCACCTCGCGATCCTCAAGAGGTTGTCTCATGACTTCCAAAACGCCTCTTTTAAATTCTGGTAGTTCGTCGAGAAAAAGTACGCCGTTGTGCGATAAAGAGATCTCTCCAGGTTGCGGATAAGCTCCACCGCCTACTAAGGCTACATCTGATATCGTATGATGCGGACTTCTAAACGGGCGCTGCGCCATCAATCCAGCCTTCTCGAGCGTTCTACCTGCGACGCTGTGAATCTTTGTGGTTTCTAGCGCTTCCTGTAAGGTCATGGGTGGTAGGATGGAAGGCAGACGCTTTGCCAGCATGGTTTTTCCAGCTCCTGGTGGTCCAATCAAGATGATATTGTGACCACCTGCCGCGGCAATTTCCATACAACGTTTGATCGATTCTTGACCTTTCACATCGCTAAAATCAAATTCAGGATGTTCCAATGCTTGAAAGAATTCATCACGAGTGTCCACAATGGTTTCTTCCAGATCGACGCCTTTGTCAAAAAACTGAATCACTTCAGAGATGTTATCGACACCATACACTTTTAGATCATTAACAATCGCAGCTTCTCTGGCGTTGGCTTTTGGAAGGATAAACCCCTTAAAACCTTCTTGTCGTGCTTTAATGGCAATAGGCAAAGCACCTTTAATGGGCTGTAGCGTTCCATCAAGTGATAGTTCACCCATAATAATGTATTGATCCAGATCGTCTGCTTTTATCAGATTCGAGCTCACCATGATTCCTATGGCAATAGGTAGATCATAGGCACTACCTTCTTTACGCAAGTCTGCAGGTGATAGGTTAATGATGAGTTTCTTGCCGGGCATTTTATAACCCACGTTAGTCAATGCTGCAGCTATTCTATAGGAACTTTCGCTTATCGCTTTATCGGGCAACCCAACGAGATGATACCCTATCCCAGTGGCCGCGTTTACTTCGACCGTAATTGTCTGTGCTTCTACACCAAAAACGGCACTGCCGTAAACTTTAGTCAACATGCTACATTCGTTTACTTAAATGTAGTGTAAATCTTAGAAAATGAAAATTTAAGAATCTACTACAGGTTTGTTTTGATACAGTTAGAATTGATTTTGTTGAGTTATTTTTTAAAATATCTGGAAATTGTTGGACATTATGTTAATCACAATTATAATTGTAATTTTCTTTATTCAATGAATCCAGCCAAATTCAAAATTATTATTCTCATCAATCTCATCGTTTTCGCGTTTGGGAACGGATTGATTTTCTTGGTGTTTCAAGATGCGTCAAGGTTTGAGCTGCTAGAGGTTGTTCTGGTGTCCTCCATCTACACGGTTGTTCATATTTTCCTGTGCTTGACCATGAGCATTGTGTATCGCATTATACTTTACGATTCACCGGTAGGTCGCGCCTGGTTTTGGTCCACCATCATGCTGTCGGTACTTGGATTGGGATATTATGTCATGCTCACATTACTGGCGTGATCAATGGCTTTTAAAGACTTTTTCTGTTTATGATGAGCATCGTGATTAAAGGTTGTTTCGCTTTCGCGAAAGCGAACTCCACGCTATCTTTAAACGATGAAAACACTGTTAGAAACCATACAACAACGTCGATCGCAATTTCCAGCGGAATATACAGGTGAGCCCATTGCAGAGGAGCATCTTCACGAAATTCTGGAAGCAGCGCGATGGGCTCCCAACCATAAAAAAACACAACCGTGGAAATATAAGGTGGTGCGTGGTGCTGGCTTGCAAAAACTGAGCGCCTTTATGGGCGAGCAGTTTGAAAAAAGTACTGGAAAATCTGGCAGCATGAAGACCAAAAAGATGGCCGAAAAGATGCAGCAATCATCTGCCATCATTCTCATTTTTCTCAATAGGGACAAGAAGGAAAGCATCCCAGAATGGGAAGAGGTTGCTGCGGTTTCCATGAGCGTGCAAAATATGTGGCTTATGACCCATCAATTGGGTTATGGCGCTTACTGGAGCTCGCCTAAGAGTTTTGCAAACATGAACGAATTTGAGGCGATTGAAACCAGTCCCAACGGTCAATTTCTAGGTTTTTTCTACATGGGAACCGTAGCAAATCAATCTGCCGATTTGCCCAAGCGCAAATCCATCGAGGAATTCACAGAGTTTATCGACTGATTTTCCAGCGAGACCTTGCAAAAATAGCAGCCTATTAAAAGCTGATCTTCAAAACGTTAATACCGTTTATAATGCGATTAATTAATCGTACTTTTGCAAAATAATTAAATATAGTTATTTGGAAAATTTTGAAGCCTTAGGGCTCTCACAGCCGTTACTAGACGGCCTCGCTGAAATGGGGTTTGAAACCCCAACAGAGATTCAGCAACAGTCCATTCCCATTTTATTGAAACACGACGGAGACTTCATAGGTCTTGCGCAAACTGGTACGGGAAAAACTGCTGCTTTTGGTTTACCCTTATTGGATCTTATAGATATTAACTCGAGAGAAACGCAAGCATTGATTCTTGCACCTACTCGAGAACTTGCCCAGCAAATTTGTGGGCAAATGGAGCAAATGTCCCAAAAGATGGGCAAGCTTAACGTGGTTCCTGTTTTTGGTGGTGCCAACATCATGACACAAATACGCGAGATACGTCGCGGTGCGCAGATTGTTGTGGCCACGCCTGGTCGTTTGATGGACCTAATGAAACGTAAGGAAGTCAACCTTGACTCTCTTAAATTCATGGTGCTGGATGAAGCAGATGAAATGCTTAACATGGGCTTCAAGGAAGACATCGACTTTATTCTTTCAAAGAGTGATGGCGGTCGCAGGATCTGGTTGTTTAGTGCTACCATGGCGCGTGAGATCAAGCGCATTGTAGATACGTACATGGTGCAACCAGAAGAAGTACGTGTCAATCAAGAAAACATTGTCAACACCAACATTGAGCACCAGTCGGTACAACTCAAGGCGTCTGATAAGACAGAAGCATTGCGTCGTTACCTGGATTATCATGAAGATATGTTTGGTGTGGTGTTTTGTCGCACCAAACGCGATACTCAAAAAGTAGCAGATGAGCTGAACAACAACGGCTACGCCACTGAGGCACTACATGGTGACATGTCACAAGCGCAACGCGATGCTGCGATGAAGAGATTCCGTGATAAGAATTTGAAACTTTTGATCGCGACAGACGTTGCTGCTCGTGGTATCGATGTTGATGATATCACGCACGTGATTCACTTTGCCTTACCAGATGATCCAGAGTTTTATGCGCACCGTTCTGGTCGTACTGCTCGTGCTGGCAAAAAAGGAGTATCACTAGCGTTGATTACTAAAGGTGATAACCGAAAGCTTAAATATATCGCCAGTAAATTGGGAATCAACTTTGCACCTGCAGAGGTTCCCGCACTGGATGCCATTACTGAAAAGCGTATTTCTCGCTGGTCAGACAACCTAAAAAATCAAGAGGTCAATCCTAAGATAAGCGACGAGCTTATGACGAGTGTGGTAGAGAGATTGGAAGATATTTCCAAAGAAGATCTTATTGCCAAGTTATTGACTAAAGAATATAACTCCATCTATAAACGCAATTCCATCAAAGATGTGAACGACCGTTCCAAAGGACGTGACGATGATCGCGGTGGTAGAGGTGAACGTGGTGGTCGTGATCGTGGTCGCAAGAATGATAGAGGTAAGGAAGAAGGAATGAAAACCTACTTTATCAATCTAGGCCGCAAGGACAACATTAATAAAGGTGCCTTGTTAGGCTACGTATGTGATGTTACCGGTCTTACTGGTGACGATATAGGACGTATCGTTCTGGATGGCGCACACTCTTTTATGGATGTAAAAGAAGAAGTTGCCTCTCAAATGCTCAAGGTTAACGGTACGCAACGCGATGGTCGCGAATTGAGAGTTGATGAGCATCATGGTAAGGTAACAGAATCCAGAGATCGTGGTGGTCGTAGTGGTGGCTTTAAAGGCAAACGCGATGGCGGTGGTTTTAAAGGCCGCAGATCAGATGGTGATTCTGGTGGTGGATTCAAAGGGCGACGTTCTAACGGTGATTTTGGATCTGCACCTAGATCTGGTGGCTTTAAAGGTCGCAGTACCAAAACAACCGATAGCGACGCTGGAAGAGACCGTTCGTCTTCCAAAGGCGGAAAAAAAGGATCTGGAAGATCTAAGTTTTTTGGCAAGAAATGGGACTGATCCAGTAGGCAGTTACCAGCATCATTTTCAAGCTGATCAATAATTACAAAATCCCGCTTAGGGCTGATCTAGGCGGGATTTTTTTGTGGGCTATTTTTTCGCTTTCGCGAAACCGGAAAGCATTAATGGTTTAAGGTCTCATCAATAACCACATACAAACCGTATTTAGCTTTCTTGCCAAAGACCTCTTGAGAAATCTCAGGATTAAAATGCTCATACGTTTTACCATTTAAGTTAAATTTTCCTTTTTTTCCCGAAATTGCCCATCTTAGATCCTTAAAATCAATTTCATTTCCTCGATACAAGGCCAATGGTTCACCAACAACGCGAGTCGACGTAACGTAACCTAGAATAAATCTTTTCGGCTGAGCTTTTACTTTTTGTGATTCTATCAATTCCTCTCTGGTGTATATAAAATCAGTATCGCCGTATTGATTCAAATTATTTCCTAACGCTTTATCAAAGCTCATCCTTACTAAGTTTTTTGCGTTAACTTGATTTTCCGGGATTGGCAGTTTGAACGAACCCTTACTATCTGTGTAAGCTACTAATACTGTGTTTTGAGAGATAAAAATAATTTTTGCGTTTTCTATAGGTTCATTGTTAGATTCTGAAGTAACAGTTCCTTTAAATACAATCGGCTCTAAAACTTCACAATTACTAGACTTACCAGCTTCCAAATACCTTCTCAAATCACTTGATGAAGTTTGTTGATCAACTAAATGAGTCAAACTTACAGTTGCATCTTCTGCATAAGCAGCCGGACCTAAAAGTGCACCAGCAATAAAAACAGTTGCCGCTGTTGATGAAAATGGAATTGAAAAATCATCAAAGAAATCACTTTTTGCCATTAGGGTGGACATTTGATCCTCGCTTATTCTCACACAATGCCCAGCTTTTTTCTTTGAAAATTTTGCGGATAATTCGTTTTTAGATAACATGGTAAGATCAATCACTGTTTTCTGACATGCAGAACAGAAACTACCATTTTCCCTAGAGGTCATGTCTTGCCAATTTTCTGAACAAGGTTGATCAATTTTTAATTCGAAACTTTTCATAATTGAACTAGGTTATACGTCCATTGACAAAACAATTGTCACAGCATCATCAGGATTCGAAACTTTTGGAATCAATTACTCTAAGCTACAAATAAATTATTAACTGAATATCTCGCTTTCGTGAAAGCGAACTCCTTCTACAACCCAAAATTAATCCCAACCACAAAAGCTCCATAGTTTCTACCGCTGGTGATGCTGCGCACATAATCCACACGGAATGGCCTAAAACTACCAAAACCTATGTTATCGATTCCTGCACTTACCTCAAAATAGGGCTTGCGCTGGGTCATGAGCGCTTTACCGCTCACGATCAAATCGTAATTGAGTAGGTTGATACCAGGAATCTTCCCAAGGATAAAGCCTTTAAAGTCGTGCTGTACGTGTGCTTGAGCATAGGATTCATTAGTGCTGTAATCGTAGTAATCCAACAATCCAAAACCGTAGGGATTCAAGGCGGCAAGCTTATATCTTAATTGGTTGCCGTTAAAATGCTGCGCATCTACCAGCGAGATGCCGTCTGCATTGAAAAAGGTTCCTGCATTGACCCAATAACTACTGCGTCCCAGATTGCCTTGATCAAAGTTTTGCCAGATGCTGGCACTAATCTGCTGATAGTTGTAATTACTGTTGCTGGCCGCAAAGCCACCTTCATATGCCAATCTTATGGTAGGGTACTTTTCATTGACGATGTTGAATTTTTGATCTGGATAGCTCTGGTATTTTTGGCCAGGTCGTATGGTCAATCCAGCACTTACCTTGAGCAAGTCATGATTATCAATAAAAGCCAATCTATTTTGATCCAGAAATAACGGATTGTTAGGCGTATAATCCACATCAGATTGGGTGAACCATACTTGGTCAGTAGTGTTCTGTAGCGGTTGGCGGTTTTCATAGCCTATGGAGCCACCTAGGAAAAAGCCATTAGTAACTTCTTCAGAATAGCTGATTCTTGCAAAATCGCGTTCAAAAAACTTGGCAAAATTGCGTTCAAAAAACAGACTGGAAATGGAATTTTCCAATCCAGTAATAGGATTGGTAGCGTTGATTTGTGATACCTGTGTACCACCTGAAAGGGTAATGCTCCTGCGATTGGTACGGTTGAATCTATAAGAAATACGACCGTCATACCGCAACCGGTCATCGCTAGTACCATAATTAAAATTTACAGCGGTGTACAAGCTGCGGTTGTAGTCGTCATCAAAGCCTTTAGAGAAATTGACGCCGCTACCTAGTACAAATCCCTGTACGGTGTTGAAGCCCTGAAAATTACCTGCGCCTATGACGCCTTCATAACTTATGCGATAGTTCTCGTTGGAGTCGCGATAGGTGTAACCCGTGAGAACATCCAGTGCGCCAAATTTATTTTCCACACGATCGACGCTATCCTTATACTTAGGGTCGTTACGCACTGCCGCAATACTATCTTTCTTGACGTATTCTCTTGTTTCGTCCATGGTAAGTGGCACTGGTCTGATCTTTTTCCAGAACAAGCTGTCTTTCTTGTTGGCCTCTGGCTTGAAGGCTAGAACTTCTGCTCCAAAGGTCTTTTTATCAAACTGCGGATTGAAATTATAATCAGAATAATTGGCTATGAATCTGCCGTTACCCTTAAAGCCAAAAAGCCCAAAGGAGAATGTGATGTTTTGGGTGCGCTTGACCCAATCCTTAGTTTTGGATTCATATGAGAAATCTTGTGCAAAGGTCAATTCCTTAATGGCCGGCACATTTATATTTTGGCCAGTTGTAGTGAGTTCCAGACCGTAGATAGTCCATTGATCTTCCACGATATAAATTACACCATTAAAGGTGTTGTCTTTAGGCCTGCGAGAAATGACTTCAATCTTGTTGATCAAGAAATTATTAGTGTCGTAGAAGGTTCCCAACAATTTGTATTTGTAGTAACTGAAAGCATAATCTGCAATAGGAGAGACGATCCTATTATTCAAATCAATATTGTTGTTGTAGAAATCAAAGTTGGCCTGCTCTGCACTATTAGCGCTAAAACCTTGATCATCGCCGCTTATTTTACTGGCCGTAATGAACTCCTTAAAATTATCTGGTGCCTGATAGGAGATATTACTTACTGTTTCTGATAGGTAAATGATACCGCTGCGAGTAAGAGAATCGAGAGATCCATTCAAATCACCTATTTCCTGCCCCAAGAATTTTTCTGGAACATCATCCATGCGCCATAGGCCTCGAGAATAGAAACTTGCAGTATAGCTGGAACTCTTAAGCCGATTTGCTCCTCTGTTCCTGATCGCCTCACGTATCACACGGTCTGCTGGATTCTCATCGCTGCGCACGACGACTTCGTCCAGCGAGGTAGTCTCGCTTTGCAGCGTTGTGTCTAAACTATAAGGCAGCTGATCAACGGTGACGCTCACTTCGTTGGTCTGGTAGCCCAAACTTTGAAAAACGATCGTAATTTTTCCTGTTTTTTTTACGTCCAGACTGTAGACGCCGTCCACATTTGAAGATGTGCCTGTGTAGGTGTCTTTGACAAAAATGCTCACAAACGGGATAGGTTCACCACTAGAATCAGTAACGGTACCTTTAATTTGAGAAATGGATAAAAATGGAATGAGAAAAATAAACGCGTAAAATACTTTCATAAATGAACGGCTTGGTGGTTAGTGTTTTAAGAACAATGCAAACAATTTTTAAGCCATGCTCTAATTAATAGACGTTCAAAAGTGCAAATAGTTGTTTAGGCGTTGTAAGTTTTTTTGATCTGGTCCATTCGCTTTTTGTTGTCTCGGTTTTTAATCGTCTCTCTTTTATCGTAGAGCTTTTTACCTTTTGCGAGTGAAATCTGTATTTTGGCAAGACCTCGATCATTGATAAACATGACTAATGGGATGATGGTATTACCAGAGTTGGTCACGTCTTTATACAGTTTTTTCAGCTCGCGTCTTTGTAGTAGAAGCTTACGAGCTGCCTTAGGCGCATGATTAAAATGTGTAGCGTGTGAATATTCCTGTATGGTCATGTTGATGATCCACAACTCATTATCCTTGAATTCACAAAAAGCCTCTGCAATACTGGCCTTTCCTAAACGTATGGCTTTAATCTCTGTGCCGCCCAAAACAATTCCTGCGGTATATTTATCCAGCAGTTCATATTCAAAGCGAGCCTTACGGTTTTTAATCTGTACGTTGTTCTTGAAATCCATTAACGCAAATATAATTTAACAGTCCGTGAGCATCGTTATATATTTGTGAAATGAAAAAGATCTGGTTTTCCCTACTTAGTATTTCAATGTTGCTTCTAACTTCCTGCGAGGAAGATGCTCCAACCGCTGAAGAAATCATTGCCAAAAGCATCACGGCACACGGTGCAGACGTTGCGGCAAATGCAACGCTAGAC includes these proteins:
- a CDS encoding S9 family peptidase, giving the protein MRIIKLCCIAMIYIAFAKANSQEKLTYQQPSEEIMKLVDYDRPPSALIDEKAENMILLYRDTYKSIADLSEEEMRLGGLRINPKTNIGSRTTFYDKVAIQKVGSKEVKPVTGLPAKPKLSNVNWSPDESMIAMTHTTSNGTEVWVLDIATASARKLTDDTVNANMGNPIDWFEDGKSLIVKMLAENRQPLIDTSVAIPEGPTISTSDGSKAQNRTYQDLLKNPADEHNFEQLALSKLVKVNLDGTATDFLPGAMYTGVSFSPDGSHVMVSQLQKPFSYIVTYGRFPQKSTVYDAAGNLVTVVNEVPLIEEMPQGFMAEREGKRNMSWRADKPHTLMYAEVLDGGDPEREVPYRDVVYSWEAPFNEGTATELLKTKDRFSGILFGDENTAIAYDYWWNTRNTRTYVFDPSDNTVEPKVIFDRSYQDVYSDPGNFVTTKNEYGNSVLKLNGSNVYLMGDGYSDKGQFPFVDQMNLNAATTKRLYESAYTDKKETLVEALDMDKGKILVRIEGPTEYPNYYIRNIEKKNKLDQISFFENPFSGLQNVHKELITYKRDDGVDLSATLYLPPNYDMKKKEKLPMLVWAYPREYKDAASAGQNTQNPNEFIYPSYGSFVYWVMKGYAVLDDAAFPIIGEGDEEPNDTFIKQLVANGKAAIDAVDEMGYIDRNKVGVGGHSYGAFMTANLLAHSDLFAAGIARSGAYNRTLTPFGFQSEERNYWEAPDIYNTMSPFMNAEKVDEPILLVHGQADNNSGTYPLQSERYFNALKGLGATARLVMLPKESHGYAAKESILHVLWEQDQWLEKYVKNKPTTSNEMKTDAKMKG
- a CDS encoding YifB family Mg chelatase-like AAA ATPase — protein: MLTKVYGSAVFGVEAQTITVEVNAATGIGYHLVGLPDKAISESSYRIAAALTNVGYKMPGKKLIINLSPADLRKEGSAYDLPIAIGIMVSSNLIKADDLDQYIIMGELSLDGTLQPIKGALPIAIKARQEGFKGFILPKANAREAAIVNDLKVYGVDNISEVIQFFDKGVDLEETIVDTRDEFFQALEHPEFDFSDVKGQESIKRCMEIAAAGGHNIILIGPPGAGKTMLAKRLPSILPPMTLQEALETTKIHSVAGRTLEKAGLMAQRPFRSPHHTISDVALVGGGAYPQPGEISLSHNGVLFLDELPEFKRGVLEVMRQPLEDREVTISRAKFTITYPSSFMLVASMNPSPSGYFNDPSAPVQSSPAEMQRYLSKVSGPLLDRIDIHIEVTPVPFEKLTEDRPAEKSTVIRERVTAARNVQTARFRESEKTHYNAQMGTKEIRKYCALDDASKDLLKNAMERLNLSARAYDRILKVARTIADLDQSEHVTGTHIAEAIQYRSLDRDGWLA
- the mnmE gene encoding tRNA uridine-5-carboxymethylaminomethyl(34) synthesis GTPase MnmE, producing MYKNDTIVALATPAGSGAIAVVRLSGPESHDIAAAIFVPAFAKANSKPTAKLYERLHPNTVTLGHVYDGDRIVDQVLLTRFDAPRSYTGEHVVEISCHGSIYIQQEIIGLCLKQGARMAAAGEFTLQAFLNAKMDLSQAEAVADLISSESATAHQIALQQMRGGFSSELQDLRKQLLNFSSMIELELDFSEEDVEFANRDDLKVLLANAQKTLRKLIDSFALGNVLKSGIPIAIVGEPNVGKSTLLNALLNEEKAIVSEIAGTTRDSIEDEINIDGIRFRFIDTAGIRETTDTIETMGIQRSYTKAEQSRLVLYLLDATQLDSNPRIVHCLMRIQILKERFPDKPVIVVLNKLDEITGLQHAEITKQIKKRSPETIVISLSAKSGIGVDEMKEALVASFQSGALSGDDSIVSNARHYDALQKAYASLLEVQQGIANDISSEFLAIDIKATAESLGLITGEITNDELLGNIFSQFCIGK
- a CDS encoding DUF4268 domain-containing protein, producing the protein MRFFHESRIFYDLAFAKANSFKGKVVFLPLMFSKEEAKQVRQDFWTFFGKRFQRKWTLYNTKIKDVVLKFSMEDHCAMVSIDIEHDDEIFRHYYFEKFESFKSVMREEVSDDLIFERDYLLESGKVISRIFVFMENVKITRKTDWPDVYEFFYENMDKLEAFFWEYKDFIED
- a CDS encoding Hpt domain-containing protein yields the protein MSKNDILELEQLRESFGDDPETFVAVLEMFMQEVPMDYDDLISKMGQEDYYASGLLAHKVKSSYRMLGMEKETLLLQEIEDRAKRKENTHEIPVLFKQFQDGYEEGLKLIMRTIKHLKKKI